A window of Costertonia aggregata contains these coding sequences:
- a CDS encoding type IV secretory system conjugative DNA transfer family protein, whose protein sequence is MEIDNLITILSIIAVASIISYAMFRVSKYALFLNFTMLSCLVIYLTQVNELVSILLYLVCPLMLINIGLYVFLHKTETVQNGDSKYRVNFVTTKGNFKLDNIKRGASIIGSAGSGKTESVVYGFLKHFWKERFCGIIHDYKDFELTEMAYPLFKDSDIPFKVISFDKIIHRVNPIAPRYLENEESVNEVSRVLIENLLEQRESGTTGTTKFFNDAAEGLIGGLIWKLKTDYPNYCTLPHLIAIYQILDTDSLIQFLETNTTSRAMADAFISGKDSDRQTAGVKSTLANALKRISTQRIFMALSADEVPLNINSEENPAIISVVNNPKYETSYSPVIATIIHTITKQMSVRNSKPSFLLMEEAPTIRLLNMHRIPATLRSYDIATIYVMQDKIQNDMMYGDKASKAILSNLSYQFFGKVNDPDTAKYYERFFEIIKDPTKSISRGHNLDFDTRITTGEKEIPKIRADVFFRLKQGEFITYADGKDKKVQFKLSRIQRQLPEESKQFSQADLAANFERVYDEAKSIFS, encoded by the coding sequence ATGGAAATAGACAATCTCATAACGATACTTTCAATTATTGCTGTGGCCAGTATCATTTCCTATGCAATGTTTCGAGTGAGCAAGTACGCACTATTCTTGAATTTCACAATGCTTTCTTGCTTGGTTATCTATTTAACCCAAGTGAACGAATTAGTATCGATATTGCTGTATCTGGTCTGCCCGCTAATGCTAATTAATATAGGGTTGTATGTCTTTCTGCATAAAACTGAAACCGTACAGAATGGCGATAGCAAGTACCGAGTCAATTTTGTAACAACCAAAGGAAATTTCAAATTAGATAATATCAAAAGGGGCGCATCCATCATCGGTTCTGCCGGAAGTGGAAAGACCGAAAGTGTAGTATATGGATTTTTAAAACATTTCTGGAAAGAGCGCTTTTGTGGAATCATTCACGACTACAAGGATTTTGAATTAACCGAAATGGCGTATCCGCTTTTCAAGGATAGCGATATTCCGTTTAAGGTCATTTCCTTTGATAAAATCATCCATAGGGTAAATCCTATTGCGCCACGCTATTTAGAGAATGAGGAAAGCGTAAATGAGGTTTCAAGGGTGCTGATTGAAAACCTTTTGGAACAAAGGGAAAGCGGGACTACTGGAACAACAAAATTCTTTAACGATGCCGCTGAAGGCTTGATAGGTGGATTGATTTGGAAACTGAAAACCGACTATCCCAACTACTGTACGCTTCCACATTTGATAGCCATTTATCAAATACTCGATACCGATAGCCTTATCCAATTTCTGGAAACCAACACCACATCGAGAGCAATGGCAGATGCATTTATTAGCGGTAAGGATTCAGATAGACAGACAGCTGGTGTTAAAAGTACTCTGGCAAATGCGCTAAAACGAATTAGTACACAGCGGATTTTTATGGCACTATCCGCAGATGAAGTGCCATTGAATATCAATAGCGAGGAAAATCCTGCAATCATTTCTGTAGTGAACAACCCTAAATATGAAACATCCTATTCGCCAGTAATTGCCACAATCATTCACACCATTACTAAACAAATGAGTGTAAGAAATTCCAAACCGTCATTCCTGTTGATGGAAGAAGCACCAACGATTCGCCTGTTGAATATGCACCGAATTCCGGCAACACTTAGAAGTTATGATATTGCCACCATTTACGTAATGCAGGATAAGATTCAGAACGATATGATGTACGGCGACAAGGCAAGCAAAGCGATTTTGAGCAACCTATCCTACCAGTTCTTTGGCAAAGTCAACGACCCAGACACCGCCAAATACTATGAGCGCTTTTTTGAAATCATCAAAGACCCAACCAAAAGCATCAGCCGAGGCCATAATCTCGATTTTGATACGCGAATCACAACGGGCGAAAAAGAAATCCCGAAAATTAGAGCAGACGTTTTCTTTCGATTAAAACAGGGCGAATTTATAACCTATGCTGATGGTAAGGATAAGAAAGTGCAGTTTAAATTGTCAAGAATTCAGCGGCAGCTTCCTGAAGAATCCAAGCAATTTTCTCAGGCGGATTTAGCGGCTAATTTTGAGCGGGTTTATGATGAGGCGAAGTCTATATTTAGTTAA
- a CDS encoding RNA-binding domain-containing protein has protein sequence MTETNRIEYKRELSDGLEKEVIAFLNYREGGIIYIGIDKEGNTYGLADADGDQLKIKDRLKNNIRPSALGLFDIVSEERDGKNILKVIVASGPEKPYHLKKYGMSEKGCFIRLGSAAEPMPQKMIDELFAKRTRNSISKIKAGRQDLSFSQLKIYYEESGHTLGKAFAKNLELLTENGAFNYAGYLLADKNNTSIKVAKYSGKTRTDLIESNEYGHECLVKATKQVIDKIAVENRTNTKITAKERQQASLWNPIALREAIINAFVHNDYTNEITPKFEIFADRIEITSAGGLPEGLSKQEFFEGFSVPRNKELMRIFKDLELVEQLGSGIPRILEHYGKESFGFSDNFLRMTFNAKETAVEEGGQIGGQIGGLMGGQKGGVIGGVIGGVIDATEALTKRQKEVLKLIAANPSITYNEIAEALGINESAVGKHITAIKNKGFLTRQGDTRGYWEINLDKN, from the coding sequence ATGACCGAAACAAACCGCATAGAATACAAACGAGAACTGTCCGATGGACTTGAAAAAGAGGTCATTGCTTTTTTGAACTATCGTGAAGGCGGCATTATCTATATCGGTATTGATAAGGAAGGGAACACTTACGGTCTGGCTGATGCGGATGGCGACCAATTGAAGATTAAGGATAGATTGAAGAACAATATCCGTCCTTCAGCTTTGGGTTTGTTTGATATTGTGAGTGAGGAACGAGATGGTAAAAACATCCTGAAAGTTATTGTGGCGAGCGGTCCTGAAAAACCCTATCATCTCAAAAAATATGGGATGAGTGAAAAGGGTTGTTTTATTCGCTTAGGTTCAGCAGCTGAACCGATGCCACAAAAAATGATTGACGAGCTCTTTGCCAAGCGCACCCGAAATTCCATCAGCAAAATTAAAGCGGGTCGTCAAGATTTAAGCTTTAGCCAGTTGAAAATCTACTACGAGGAATCGGGTCATACCCTTGGTAAAGCTTTTGCAAAGAACTTGGAACTATTGACCGAAAACGGCGCATTCAATTATGCCGGCTATCTCTTGGCAGATAAGAATAACACTTCAATTAAAGTAGCCAAGTATTCGGGCAAAACCCGAACAGACTTGATAGAAAGCAACGAATATGGTCACGAATGCTTAGTAAAAGCGACAAAACAAGTCATTGATAAAATTGCCGTAGAGAACCGAACCAACACAAAAATAACGGCCAAAGAAAGACAACAAGCCAGCCTTTGGAATCCCATCGCATTGCGCGAGGCCATCATCAATGCCTTTGTACATAATGATTATACCAATGAGATTACCCCAAAGTTTGAAATCTTTGCTGATAGAATTGAAATCACATCGGCAGGCGGTCTTCCGGAAGGATTGAGCAAACAGGAATTTTTCGAGGGCTTTTCAGTTCCACGTAACAAAGAACTGATGCGGATTTTTAAGGATTTGGAACTCGTGGAACAATTGGGTTCTGGCATCCCTCGTATTTTGGAACACTATGGCAAAGAGAGTTTTGGCTTTTCAGATAACTTCCTTAGAATGACTTTTAACGCTAAAGAAACTGCTGTTGAAGAAGGTGGTCAAATAGGTGGTCAAATAGGTGGTCTAATGGGTGGTCAAAAAGGTGGTGTAATAGGTGGTGTAATAGGTGGTGTAATTGATGCGACTGAAGCTCTAACTAAAAGACAAAAAGAAGTTCTTAAACTTATTGCGGCTAATCCTTCCATAACCTATAATGAAATAGCTGAAGCTTTGGGTATTAATGAATCTGCTGTTGGTAAGCATATTACAGCTATCAAAAATAAAGGCTTTTTAACGCGTCAAGGCGATACACGAGGTTATTGGGAAATCAATCTCGATAAAAATTAA
- a CDS encoding DUF4138 domain-containing protein: MKNSIIIIVLVFISAFAKVKAQTTHLLDTIYANDTKNVALFFPEPIRQGITGSDNFVFTYNREKEQYFGLLQATPGKESNLLVVNRNGSIFSYIVRYKKQLSKLNYFIPLSNSIGNEKPIVKNSVLVESSEELVDNSTYYYQKFCSYLLNRKQRIARIKKRNEGIILTVENIVFDKDELYFVIEIENNSTLDYDLNFLNLSIETRQKGKRKSLQRLYQEPIYKHNLPSKIKENEMARFVYVLPKFSLSDDRRAILELNEKDGERNIEMKLSHRYINNPN; the protein is encoded by the coding sequence ATGAAAAATTCAATTATAATAATAGTCCTTGTGTTTATTTCCGCTTTCGCAAAAGTAAAAGCACAAACCACTCATTTACTCGACACCATTTATGCAAACGACACCAAGAACGTTGCGCTATTCTTCCCAGAACCCATACGGCAAGGCATAACCGGTTCAGATAATTTTGTATTTACCTACAACCGTGAAAAAGAACAGTATTTTGGGCTTCTTCAAGCAACCCCTGGAAAGGAAAGTAATTTACTGGTAGTCAATAGAAATGGTTCGATTTTTTCGTATATTGTAAGGTATAAAAAACAGCTTTCTAAGCTCAATTATTTCATTCCGCTATCCAATAGTATCGGTAATGAAAAGCCGATTGTAAAGAATTCGGTTCTTGTTGAATCTTCTGAAGAACTTGTAGATAACAGCACCTATTATTACCAGAAATTCTGCTCATATCTTCTCAATAGAAAACAGCGCATAGCGCGAATCAAGAAACGAAACGAAGGTATTATCTTGACCGTAGAGAACATTGTTTTTGATAAGGATGAACTCTATTTCGTTATCGAGATTGAAAATAATTCTACGTTAGACTACGATTTGAATTTCTTGAACCTGTCTATTGAAACGAGACAAAAAGGGAAAAGAAAATCGTTGCAACGACTATATCAAGAACCGATATATAAACATAATCTGCCGTCCAAAATCAAGGAAAATGAAATGGCTCGATTTGTTTATGTGTTGCCCAAATTTTCATTATCCGATGACCGCAGGGCAATTTTGGAATTGAATGAAAAAGATGGCGAACGAAACATTGAAATGAAATTATCGCATAGATATATCAATAACCCAAATTAG
- the mobB gene encoding MobB family relaxase, whose amino-acid sequence MYITITPQKLGNNYSQSSADFVGYLEKENQGLEQRDMEHFFNHYGDEISAEEVVKEIDGNTAKLKKKEPKFYSITVSPSKYELRKLQNNSQDLKTYTRELMKDYVAGFNREINGRPITIDDIKYYAKIEHQRTFKGTDFQIKENQPFATKILQLKTEIRNIQEGRAEGNIKRMEKEIAKLERQAPHQQNDKRIVQGMKKDGNQSHIHIIVSRKDASNSVSLSPGSKHKASEVEMHGKKVKRGFDRDAFFAKAEKTFDKTFGYKRNFAETYKARKDFIKNPNLYFAALMKLPANEKALAFKMITKSGLPIVPSIPVSQAQIALRVFKRLRRGAEVAIKSSSIGI is encoded by the coding sequence ATGTATATCACAATCACACCTCAAAAATTAGGCAACAATTATTCACAAAGTTCAGCTGATTTTGTGGGCTATTTGGAAAAGGAAAATCAAGGTTTGGAACAGCGGGATATGGAACACTTTTTTAACCACTATGGCGATGAGATTTCCGCTGAAGAAGTGGTCAAAGAAATTGATGGAAACACCGCAAAATTAAAAAAGAAAGAACCCAAGTTTTATTCGATTACGGTTAGTCCTTCAAAATATGAATTGCGAAAACTTCAGAACAATAGTCAAGATTTAAAAACCTACACCCGTGAGCTGATGAAAGATTATGTTGCCGGTTTCAATCGGGAAATAAACGGGCGACCTATAACCATCGATGACATAAAATATTATGCGAAAATTGAACACCAAAGAACATTCAAGGGAACAGATTTTCAGATTAAAGAAAACCAACCTTTTGCTACAAAAATTCTTCAGCTGAAAACCGAAATCAGAAACATTCAAGAAGGGCGAGCTGAAGGGAATATTAAAAGGATGGAAAAGGAAATTGCCAAATTGGAACGCCAAGCACCACACCAGCAAAATGACAAACGGATTGTCCAGGGAATGAAAAAGGATGGAAACCAAAGCCATATCCATATCATCGTGAGCAGAAAGGATGCTTCCAATTCGGTCAGTCTTTCCCCAGGAAGTAAACACAAAGCTTCCGAAGTTGAAATGCACGGCAAAAAGGTAAAGCGTGGTTTTGATAGAGATGCCTTTTTCGCGAAAGCAGAAAAAACGTTCGACAAAACTTTTGGCTACAAACGCAACTTTGCCGAGACCTACAAAGCAAGAAAGGATTTTATAAAAAACCCCAACTTGTATTTCGCCGCCTTGATGAAATTACCAGCGAACGAAAAAGCATTAGCGTTTAAAATGATTACCAAATCAGGATTACCGATAGTGCCAAGTATTCCAGTTAGTCAAGCACAAATTGCACTTCGGGTTTTCAAGCGGTTAAGACGTGGTGCAGAAGTGGCAATCAAATCAAGTTCAATAGGAATTTAG
- a CDS encoding single-stranded DNA-binding protein — translation MSTIRNHVQLIGNVGQEPTITNLESGKKVARFSLATNEYYKDSKGEKQTDTNWHTVVAWGKTAEIVEKFVEKGKEVGITGKLKTRTYTTDDGNQRYVTEVVADEILLLGSKDDK, via the coding sequence ATGAGTACTATTAGAAATCACGTACAGTTAATTGGAAACGTTGGACAAGAGCCAACAATCACGAACCTTGAAAGCGGTAAGAAAGTAGCCCGCTTCTCACTCGCTACAAACGAGTATTACAAAGACAGCAAAGGCGAAAAGCAAACGGACACCAACTGGCACACCGTAGTGGCTTGGGGCAAGACTGCCGAAATTGTGGAAAAGTTTGTCGAAAAAGGCAAAGAGGTTGGAATTACAGGGAAACTAAAGACCCGAACTTACACCACCGATGATGGCAACCAACGCTACGTTACAGAAGTTGTAGCCGATGAAATCCTGTTACTTGGAAGCAAAGACGACAAGTAA
- a CDS encoding conjugal transfer protein TraK, with amino-acid sequence MKTPYKNIYNVLKLNRFIVLAVVVCALLSSTFSVWMVFNTNQKALNSAFAINTDGSIIPLKLVTQKENFRVEALAHLDLFHNYFYNIDASNYERNLEKALWLGNSSVDNLYRQKKADGVYNRLLQYSLVQKVLSIDSRISENNGSYGFTTTTIFEINRGTIIDTYELVSTGNLIMVDRNFPNNPHGLLITNYFENTLKKLNDES; translated from the coding sequence ATGAAAACACCATATAAGAATATTTACAACGTCCTAAAACTGAATCGGTTTATCGTTTTGGCGGTTGTTGTGTGTGCGTTGCTGTCCAGTACATTTTCAGTTTGGATGGTATTCAACACCAATCAAAAAGCGCTCAATAGCGCCTTTGCCATCAATACCGATGGCAGTATAATTCCGCTGAAGCTCGTGACCCAGAAAGAAAATTTTCGGGTTGAAGCTTTAGCACATTTGGATCTGTTCCATAACTACTTTTATAACATCGATGCCAGCAACTACGAACGAAACTTGGAAAAGGCATTGTGGTTGGGCAATAGTTCCGTGGACAATCTCTACCGCCAGAAAAAAGCCGATGGTGTTTACAACAGATTGCTTCAGTATTCCTTAGTTCAAAAAGTTCTGAGTATCGATTCACGGATATCTGAAAATAATGGCTCGTATGGTTTTACAACGACTACCATTTTTGAAATCAATAGAGGCACAATCATCGACACTTACGAATTGGTTTCCACCGGAAACTTGATTATGGTTGACCGAAACTTTCCCAACAATCCACACGGACTTTTGATTACCAACTATTTCGAGAACACTCTAAAAAAACTAAACGATGAAAGTTGA
- a CDS encoding JAB domain-containing protein: MKAQVNEIKISYKGGLKSSMWQKISNSQDAAELLFEDWDKDTIGIQETFKVVLLNNSNKVKGVYQLSQGGITGTLIDLRILFAVILKSLSVAIILTHNHPSGKLEPSDADKRLTNKIKKASKLFDITILDHLIFAPDGDYYSFSDNGIL; encoded by the coding sequence ATGAAAGCACAAGTTAACGAAATAAAGATTAGCTACAAAGGCGGGTTAAAATCATCAATGTGGCAGAAAATAAGTAATTCACAAGATGCGGCAGAACTGCTCTTTGAGGATTGGGATAAAGATACAATCGGCATACAAGAAACCTTCAAAGTTGTTCTGTTGAACAACAGCAATAAAGTGAAAGGTGTATATCAACTTTCGCAAGGTGGAATTACAGGTACATTGATAGACCTGCGAATTTTGTTTGCCGTCATTTTAAAATCCTTATCGGTAGCTATAATTTTAACGCACAACCACCCAAGTGGAAAATTAGAACCAAGCGATGCAGATAAAAGGTTAACGAACAAGATTAAAAAGGCATCCAAACTATTCGACATTACCATTCTTGACCATTTGATATTTGCACCAGATGGGGATTATTATAGTTTTTCTGATAACGGAATTTTGTAA
- the traM gene encoding conjugative transposon protein TraM — protein MKVEKNKIVFAAILAVIFIFLISYSVMVMGDDESETENLKQTLVPDLEEDQKEYDSKLDAINDLKKVRENNAPSIYDEKLIDSLGFYDPDLPEREKERIVDSIYEAGKIQYSEKRYQNLGQKRTVRKAIPTIDSAEVKREQKIQAKELGLEHQLFFAAAPKPNEVSIIGNTDETIYVVVDGDQVVKANTRLRMRLTKSATINGKEMPKNTPVFGFISFQPNRALIEIENIKHHPTKLKAFDLSDGSEGIYVQNNFRAEATTEVLDDIIGDINIPTVPQVGGVTKVLRRSNRNVKVTVLNNYKLILKPKL, from the coding sequence ATGAAAGTAGAAAAAAACAAGATAGTATTTGCAGCGATATTGGCCGTGATTTTCATATTCCTTATTTCCTATTCGGTAATGGTAATGGGCGATGATGAAAGTGAAACTGAAAATCTTAAGCAGACCTTAGTGCCAGATTTGGAAGAAGACCAAAAAGAGTACGATTCCAAACTGGATGCGATTAACGATTTGAAAAAAGTACGTGAAAACAATGCGCCCAGCATCTATGATGAAAAGTTGATTGATTCCTTGGGATTTTACGACCCAGATCTTCCGGAACGCGAAAAAGAGCGTATCGTAGATAGCATCTATGAAGCGGGTAAGATTCAATATTCAGAAAAGCGATACCAAAACTTGGGACAGAAAAGAACTGTTCGCAAAGCGATACCAACAATCGATTCTGCTGAAGTAAAAAGGGAACAAAAAATTCAAGCGAAAGAACTGGGCTTGGAACATCAATTGTTCTTCGCTGCTGCGCCTAAACCCAATGAAGTTTCAATCATAGGTAATACAGACGAGACTATTTATGTAGTCGTCGATGGCGACCAAGTTGTAAAAGCAAACACCAGATTACGAATGCGCCTGACCAAATCGGCAACAATAAACGGTAAAGAAATGCCTAAGAACACACCTGTATTTGGATTTATAAGCTTTCAGCCTAATCGGGCGCTTATTGAAATTGAAAACATAAAGCATCATCCCACAAAACTTAAAGCTTTTGATTTATCTGATGGAAGCGAAGGCATCTACGTACAGAATAATTTTAGGGCAGAAGCCACCACCGAAGTCTTGGACGATATTATTGGCGACATCAACATACCCACAGTACCGCAGGTGGGTGGTGTTACAAAGGTGCTTAGGCGTAGCAACCGAAATGTAAAAGTTACGGTACTGAACAATTATAAACTCATTCTAAAACCCAAGTTATGA
- a CDS encoding BfmA/BtgA family mobilization protein, translating into MDSFTGIRFKKETAKRFQTFSRTYFKSHTEAMSTMLDFFFYNEISPKEKLGPTGRTIEAKLLKRINAVIAIMRDVEKTQTKPTVAMIQSLFETEEPTKKPLIVEKKYAEEKKEVRFREKQNTSNQL; encoded by the coding sequence ATGGACTCATTTACTGGAATTAGATTTAAAAAGGAAACCGCAAAACGTTTCCAAACTTTCTCACGCACATACTTCAAATCGCACACCGAGGCGATGTCCACGATGCTCGATTTTTTCTTCTACAACGAAATATCGCCAAAGGAAAAATTAGGACCAACAGGGCGAACCATCGAAGCTAAATTACTCAAAAGAATCAATGCGGTTATTGCCATAATGCGAGATGTAGAAAAGACACAAACCAAACCTACGGTGGCTATGATTCAGTCCCTTTTTGAGACCGAAGAGCCAACCAAAAAACCGCTGATTGTAGAAAAGAAATATGCGGAAGAAAAGAAGGAAGTCCGTTTTCGAGAAAAGCAAAACACAAGTAATCAACTTTAA
- a CDS encoding TrlF family AAA-like ATPase, whose translation MDKGAKFYRCDFQVHSPRDINWTGVRFGVNAEQIANLSEAEKQQIDENREQFCKEYLDKISSAGINAIAMTDHHDVVFVQHLRKVAKEQNEIHELMGEPEKIVTVFPGIELSLSNPASQVIIIFDADFEDARLNSVLNFLGIQATDKYDKQTVQTQRISQEVISNLSQLHKILDEVNYCKGRYIVLPNVGKGGQHSIIRQGFQEHYIKMPCVGGYVDKEISSESGYQNKINGGDVNYGNKSIGLVSTSDNRYEDGREFGKYSTWVKWAEPTAEAIRQACLAKESRISQAEPEMPQIFIEAIDVTNSKFLGSFNIRFNRQYNAFIGGRGTGKSTILEYIRWGLCDQTVKIGNYQELDIIQNRRDTLIKKTLTAVSGEVRITMVKNDVRHIVKRNSSSREILLKIGDGEFQKVSEEDIRKVLPIQSYSQKQLSDVGVKTEELKRFIEQPIKSSLERISYKLDETNLKLKNAYNQLVRKKKVQNEIANFNIEGSSIKGQVKGIRESLKGISEDDQKTIDKKSKFELEKTIIENTESELTLFDSKTDELLELLKLYPEPIEPFLEDVENKELIAKLDTEINSKFKNINDAVQKLKDVFSESGLKAYNEIIEEWEKKEAAFNSEYEAAKGKSQSSQEQLSNIKKLEDRLAEINSLVAERKSVIKKLGNPEVDYNIHNEEWKNLHIEKVGVLNDQATNFTDLSNNLIKAIVTKNINLANFKEKFRSILEGTRIREERIDALLENIRSKADPITQFIAVSEELRLLAEFKLDEDNPEDLPATPILDSAGFSEDHKLKIQSKISTDDWLQLTATELEFNPEFFYTTNNELGDEIPFRDASAGQQATALLTVLLNQPGIPLLIDQPEDDIDNRAIDAIIKNIWNAKKKRQLIFTSHNANLVVNGDAELVICCDYKDASSQTRGVIKAEGAIDRKKIKNEITSVMEGGEKAFRLRKDKYGF comes from the coding sequence ATGGATAAAGGCGCAAAATTTTATAGATGTGATTTTCAAGTACACAGTCCAAGAGATATTAATTGGACAGGTGTTCGTTTTGGTGTAAACGCTGAACAAATAGCAAATTTATCAGAAGCTGAAAAGCAACAAATCGACGAGAATCGCGAACAATTTTGCAAGGAATACTTAGATAAAATCAGTAGTGCTGGAATCAATGCTATCGCAATGACTGACCATCACGATGTGGTCTTCGTCCAGCATTTGAGAAAAGTCGCCAAAGAGCAGAACGAAATACACGAATTAATGGGCGAACCAGAAAAAATTGTAACAGTATTTCCGGGTATTGAACTTAGTCTTTCCAATCCAGCCAGTCAGGTCATAATTATTTTTGATGCTGATTTCGAAGATGCACGTCTTAATTCTGTTCTCAATTTTCTCGGTATTCAGGCTACAGACAAATATGATAAACAGACAGTTCAAACTCAAAGAATTTCTCAAGAAGTCATCAGCAACCTTTCCCAGCTTCACAAAATCTTGGATGAAGTAAATTATTGTAAAGGTAGGTATATCGTTCTTCCAAATGTTGGTAAAGGTGGTCAGCATTCAATCATACGCCAAGGTTTCCAAGAGCATTATATTAAAATGCCCTGTGTTGGCGGTTATGTCGATAAAGAAATATCGTCTGAATCTGGATATCAAAATAAAATTAATGGTGGTGATGTAAATTATGGTAATAAAAGTATAGGTCTTGTATCCACATCTGATAATAGGTATGAAGATGGACGTGAGTTTGGAAAATATTCTACTTGGGTAAAATGGGCAGAACCTACTGCAGAGGCAATTAGACAGGCGTGTTTAGCCAAGGAATCCAGAATATCCCAAGCCGAACCAGAAATGCCACAAATATTTATTGAAGCAATCGATGTTACAAACTCAAAATTTTTGGGAAGTTTTAATATTAGATTCAATCGTCAATATAATGCATTTATAGGTGGAAGAGGAACGGGCAAGTCAACCATATTGGAATACATCAGATGGGGACTATGCGACCAAACCGTAAAAATTGGCAACTACCAAGAGCTGGATATCATTCAGAATCGTCGAGATACTCTGATAAAGAAAACCTTAACCGCTGTTAGCGGTGAGGTAAGAATAACAATGGTCAAAAATGATGTACGGCATATCGTTAAAAGAAATTCTTCAAGCAGGGAAATACTTTTGAAGATTGGGGATGGGGAATTTCAAAAAGTTAGTGAAGAGGATATCCGTAAGGTACTGCCCATCCAATCATACAGTCAGAAACAACTAAGTGATGTAGGTGTTAAGACTGAAGAACTTAAACGATTCATAGAGCAACCTATAAAAAGCAGCTTAGAGCGTATCTCATATAAGTTAGATGAAACAAATCTTAAATTAAAAAATGCTTATAACCAACTGGTGCGCAAGAAAAAGGTACAGAACGAGATTGCCAATTTTAATATTGAAGGTAGTTCTATTAAAGGACAGGTTAAGGGTATTCGTGAATCCTTAAAAGGTATTTCGGAAGACGACCAAAAAACGATTGATAAAAAATCAAAATTTGAGTTAGAAAAGACAATTATAGAAAATACTGAATCTGAACTGACCCTTTTTGATTCCAAAACAGATGAACTTCTTGAACTATTGAAGTTGTACCCAGAACCTATTGAGCCTTTCCTTGAAGATGTCGAAAACAAGGAATTAATAGCTAAACTTGATACCGAAATCAATTCAAAATTCAAGAACATCAACGATGCTGTTCAAAAATTAAAGGATGTCTTTAGTGAAAGTGGATTGAAGGCATACAATGAAATTATTGAAGAATGGGAAAAAAAGGAAGCCGCATTCAATTCTGAATATGAGGCAGCCAAGGGCAAATCTCAATCAAGTCAAGAGCAATTATCAAACATAAAAAAGCTGGAAGACCGTCTGGCTGAAATCAATAGTTTAGTTGCCGAAAGAAAATCTGTTATTAAAAAGCTTGGAAATCCTGAAGTTGATTATAACATCCATAATGAAGAATGGAAAAACTTACACATTGAAAAAGTCGGTGTCTTGAACGACCAAGCAACAAATTTTACGGATTTGTCAAACAACCTTATAAAAGCAATAGTCACTAAGAACATCAATCTTGCAAATTTCAAAGAAAAATTTCGTTCTATTCTTGAAGGAACAAGAATTAGGGAAGAACGAATAGATGCATTGTTGGAAAATATTCGCAGTAAAGCAGACCCTATTACCCAATTTATAGCTGTTTCAGAAGAACTACGACTATTGGCTGAATTCAAGCTGGATGAAGATAATCCAGAAGATTTACCTGCAACACCAATTTTGGATTCAGCAGGATTTTCTGAAGACCATAAGCTAAAAATTCAATCCAAAATTTCTACTGATGATTGGTTGCAATTAACAGCAACGGAATTGGAATTCAATCCAGAATTCTTTTATACAACAAATAATGAGCTTGGGGACGAAATTCCTTTTCGAGATGCATCTGCTGGACAACAAGCTACTGCACTTCTTACAGTTCTACTTAATCAACCAGGAATACCTTTATTGATAGACCAGCCAGAGGATGACATTGATAACCGAGCGATTGATGCAATAATCAAAAACATTTGGAATGCTAAAAAGAAAAGACAGTTGATTTTCACAAGCCATAACGCCAACTTAGTTGTAAATGGTGACGCTGAATTAGTAATATGCTGTGATTATAAAGATGCAAGCTCGCAAACCAGAGGTGTTATAAAAGCTGAAGGCGCAATTGATAGGAAAAAAATAAAAAACGAAATTACTTCAGTAATGGAAGGTGGTGAAAAGGCATTTAGACTTAGAAAGGATAAATACGGCTTTTAA